From Gigantopelta aegis isolate Gae_Host chromosome 11, Gae_host_genome, whole genome shotgun sequence, the proteins below share one genomic window:
- the LOC121385098 gene encoding uncharacterized protein LOC121385098: MTAAMYSVLLLVTVLVLQPIAGLSEEKPVDSVMEPQELPEQWREFDNEHADLDYGSTDMKPDSKKKKYPVKPPAMSQEVNKDGMCNFHLRQCLSMVVNNNDISRPEFRIN; the protein is encoded by the exons ATGACCGCAGCCATGTACAG CGTTTTACTGTTAGTTACAGTGTTAGTTCTACAACCTATAGCCGGGCTTAGTGAAGAAAAGCCCGTGGATTCCGTGATGGAGCCCCAAGAACTCCCGGAGCAGTGGCGAGAGTTTGATAACGAGCACGCAGATCTCGACTATGGTTCCACAG ATATGAAGCCTGATTCCAAGAAGAAAAAGTATCCCGTAAAACCACCCGCTATGTCTCAAGAAGTCAACAAAGATGGTATGTGTAATTTCCATTTGCGCCAATGTTTGTCTATGGTTGTCAATAACAATGATATTTCCAGGCCGGAATTTAGGATTAATTAA